The following proteins come from a genomic window of Aspergillus oryzae RIB40 DNA, chromosome 4:
- a CDS encoding uncharacterized protein (acyl-CoA synthetase), producing MLYPYGRHVFKPLPTPNGPSLCFLDAECLDTHYSTTHDLRLWSQRFAAGLRKSGLRPGDRVLMFPGDDLFFPVVFMGIIMAGGIFTGANPMSVPRELAYQLEDSGATYIICARASLDTAIEAARLVDLSRDKVFVFDNTLCDGHGVGERPVKKGGICMGRTLDTRAGRSNPRAELLQRYDGTAKSRRDNPQELRCQSAAVHAKRARKRCLCFLPMYHSMAQMIMIAATLALNTPVYIMPKFNFIQMLGYTQKYRITDYVVVPPIVVALAKHPAVKKFDLSSVEDIGCGAAPLGKKVSEQLQALWPPGKVNIRQVQLKMLMNVCHRTTCSMVNWDPREKGFSAAVGELNANCEAKIMAEDGVTELLERNQRGELWLRGQNVMKGYWRNPEATKATTTEDGWLKTGDVAFVDDHGKFYVVDRLKVSAMFDQYRRLLTVATQELIKVKGNQVAPAELEALLLEHPAIADAAVIGITTDNDEGPRAYVVLKPGQVASAKDIVQFIEGKVSPIKRITGGVVFIDVIPKNREDSA from the exons atgttATACCCCTACGGGAGACACGTATTTAAACCACTGCCTACACCCAACGGACCCTCCTT ATGTTTCTTGGACGCCGAATGCCTGGACACGCATTATTCCACGACCCATGACTTGCGGCTCTGGAGCCAGCGGTTTGCAGCTGGACTACGAAAGTCGGGTCTGCGTCCGGGCGACCGCGTGCTGATGTTCCCTGGCGACGATCTATTCTTCCCCGTGGTGTTCATGGGGATCATCATGGCCGGGGGCATTTTCACGGGCGCGAACCCGATGTCCGTGCCGCGTGAGCTGGCCTACCAGCTAGAGGATAGCGGTGCTACGTATATTATCTGCGCGCGCGCCAGCCTAGACACCGCTATTGAGGCAGCAAGGCTAGTTGACTTGAGCCGAGACAAGGTATTCGTGTTCGACAACACGCTGTGCGACGGCCACGGTGTCGGCGAAAGGCCTGTT aagaagggagggatTTGCATGGGACGAACTCTCGACACCCGAGCTGGCCGATCGAACCCTCGCGCTGAACTACTCCAGCGGTATGACGGGACGGCCAAAAGTCGTCGAGATAACCCACAAGAACTACGTTGCCAATCTGCTGCAGTTCAC GCCAAGCGGGCGCGCAAACGCTGTCTCTGTTTCTTGCCGATGTACCATTCAATGGCCCAGATGATTATGATTGCAGCCACTTTGGCCCTGAACACGCCCGTTTATATCATGCCTAaattcaacttcatccagatGCTGGGGTACACGCAGAAATATCGCATTACGGACTATGTTGTCGTGCCCCCAATTGTTGTTGCCTTGGCCAAGCACCCGGCTGTCAAGAAGTTTGATCTCAGTAGCGTTGAGGATATAGGGTGTGGCGCCGCACCATTAGGCAAGAAAGTTTCTGAGCAGTTGCAGGCTCTGTGGCCTCCAGGAAAGGTGAATATCAGGCAAG TGCAGTTGAAGATGCTCATGAATGTCTGTCACAGAACCACCTGTTCGATGGTTAATTGGGACCCCAGGGAGAAGGGATTCTCGGCTGCGGTTGGAGAGCTGAACGCCAACTGCGAGGCTAAGATTATGGCTGAGGACGGAGTGACTGAACTCCTAGAGCGCAATCAACGCGGAGAGCTGTGGTTGCGTGGCCAGAACGTCATGAAGGGATACTGGCGGAATCCGGAGGCGACAAAAGCAACCACGACGGAAGATGGGTGGCTCAAGACGGGCGATGTTGCTTTTGTGGATGACCATGGCAAGTTCTACGTTGTAGATCGGCTGAAGGTGAGTGCTATGTTCGACCAATATAGAAGGTTACTAACGGTTGCCACACAGGAGTTgatcaaggtcaagggcAATCAGGTTGCTCCTGCTGAGCTGGAAGCCTTACTGCTGGAACATCCAGCCATTGCAGATGCCGCTGTGATCGGAATTACCAC CGACAACGACGAGGGACCCCGTGCCTATGTTGTGCTCAAGCCCGGTCAGGTGGCTTCGGCGAAGGACATTGTGCAATTCATCGAGGGCAAGGTCTCCCCGATCAAACGGATCACTGGTGGGGTAGTTTTCATTGATGTCATCCCCAAAAACAGGGAAGATTCTGCGTAA
- a CDS encoding Zn(II)2Cys6 transcription factor domain-containing protein (predicted protein) → MPILQSLIYPLCFTSLTPAQELEPGLEMPEAPPRRRKRGRRSMTGCRTCRARRIKCDEAPTKCNNCTSTGLKCEGYDLCRLPIKRKSPLGRIPEVELCLAWVPTADERRCFSYFQYRSIPSLAGFFDSQLWQQLALQMSRADPAVYHAANALSALHEDSETTKLLLVGENLRRPLHRFALEQASRSFALLNRRCASQDPERVEIVLICCLLFVLAELLLGQYTRALQHLRGGLRILKEAQNTQKQCIPLCVIQAFRQLDVQSAHFGSGPLLFANDGLKELSDEDFRRPLHRLEDVRHNMSSLLHAGVHFLANRWRLSSTEVQTNYGKLCLKQQRILSLYTRFHHQFETFYDRYYPSLSYRAQQSADIVRLQYRSQLVAVKTCLMKKPVPNDLIPEYEALLLAHEAYMAKFSERPTITLDLGIIPGLHTVAVNCPRYPLRLRAIKALLAWPHYEGIISSTFAASIAIVSLKAELEAKDQKGTSCVIGEAEEKLARYLFDTVTSTQNIPNWTTVRASRFLEHYKETKPSPVPESNQKSDTHRQKKLVYR, encoded by the exons ATGCCCATTCT ACAAAGCTTAATATATCCGCTGTGTTTTACCTCCTTGACCCCTGCGCAGGAATTGGAACCTGGTCTGGAAATGccagaagctcctccacGACGCAGGAAACGCGGAAGGCGGTCTATGACGGGATGCCGGACCTGCCG CGCGCGCCGGATCAAATGCGATGAAGCGCCTACCAAATGCAACAACTGTACCTCCACAGGACTGAAGTGCGAAGGCTATGACTTGTGTCGCTTGCCCATTAAGAGGAAGAGCCCGCTGGGACGTATCCCAGAAGTGGAGCTGTGCCTGGCCTGGGTGCCGACCGCGGACGAGAGACGGTGCTTCTCCTACTTCCAATATCGTTCCATCCCAAGCCTGGCCGGATTCTTCGACTCCCAGTTATGGCAGCAACTGGCTCTGCAGATGAGTCGCGCTGACCCCGCCGTTTACCATGCCGCCAATGCGCTAAGTGCTCTCCACGAAGACTCGGAGACGACCAAGCTGTTGCTGGTAGGCGAAAACCTCCGTCGGCCTCTACATCGGTTCGCGCTCGAACAGGCTAGCAGATCGTTTGCCCTCCTCAACCGACGATGCGCCTCTCAGGATCCCGAGCGTGTTGAAATCGTGCTGATATGTTGCCTGCTCTTTGTTCTCGCCGAATTGCTATTGGGACAGTATACCAGAGCTCTGCAGCACTTGCGAGGTGGTCTCCGAATACTAAAGGAGGCACAGAATACCCAGAAACAGTGTATCCCTCTTTGCGTTATCCAGGCCTTCCGACAGTTGGACGTCCAATCCGCGCATTTTGGGTCTGGCCCATTGCTATTTGCGAACGACGGGCTCAAGGAACTGTCCGACGAGGACTTCCGCCGCCCCCTGCACAGATTAGAAGATGTACGACACAATATGAGTTCCTTGCTCCATGCCGGTGTCCATTTTCTCGCCAATCGATGGCGGCTTTCCAGTACCGAGGTCCAGACCAATTACGGCAAGTTGTGCCTCAAGCAGCAGCGGATCCTGTCTCTATATACTCGTTTCCACCACCAATTCGAGACATTTTACGATCGGTATTATCCCAGCCTGAGTTATAGGGCGCAACAGAGCGCGGATATTGTTCGACTACAATATCGTAGTCAGCTCGTCGCCGTTAAAACCTGTCTCATGAAGAAACCTGTGCCTAATGATTTGATCCCCGAATATGAGGCCCTACTATTAGCCCATGAGGCATACATGGCGAAGTTCTCGGAACGTCCGACCATTACATTGGATTTAGGAATTATTCCAGGGCTCCACACGGTTGCGGTGAACTGCCCGCGATATCCCCTCAGGCTGAGAGCAATCAAAGCCTTACTTGCCTGGCCTCATTATGAGGGCATCATTAGTTCGACCTTCGCAGCTTCCATAGCCATCGTTTCTCTAAAAGCTGAGTTGGAAgccaaagaccagaaagGTACATCCTGTGTTATCGGTGAAGCTGAAGAGAAACTTGCTCGGTACCTATTTGATACTGTGACGTCTACGCAGAACATCCCGAACTGGACAACCGTTCGCGCTTCTCGATTTTTAGAGCATTATAAGGAAACAAAACCATCTCCTGTCCCTGAAAGTAACCAGAAATCTGACACGCACCggcagaagaagttggtATATCGCTAG
- a CDS encoding FAD-dependent oxidoreductase (predicted protein) — MTRSTPFHLTSYLSAGPDPLHKLTPNAPHILVIGAGVTGLTNAWHLLDAGYKVTIVSKEWASDGRTQRLTSQIAGALWELPPTQCGGVRLTDQELTEADLKTAQRWALESYAIYAKLAANTELARAFGVRMPLCASFHTYYVKDDEPTHAKMEVARKLAPGRFHWGMELAGKYGVDVSSNGGMKDAYEHPAPVIDTDVAMAFLMRLVRSKGARMQTDNIVGNLRDQESHLLRMYGADAIVNATGLGAREIASDLGVHSLRGGILRVINDGSEFPKIESSIIVAADEDAEGKYIDIAFIVPRSDNILVLGSIEQAHEMDLDLTPDSPVIKAMRKRCEDLVPVLKNARLDPQYPFAQGLRPYRNSKIRVEREGRKTLGGQDSRIIHCYGHGGAGWSLAFGTSKACMELVEGVVRKPSSRL, encoded by the coding sequence ATGACTCGATCAACACCATTTCACCTCACTAGCTACCTTTCTGCTGGCCCAGATCCCCTCCACAAACTGACTCCCAACGCCCCGcacatcctcgtcatcggtGCCGGTGTCACCGGTCTAACAAATGCCTGGCATCTTCTCGATGCCGGCTATAAAGTCACCATTGTATCGAAGGAATGGGCCAGCGATGGACGCACCCAGCGTCTAACCTCGCAAATTGCCGGCGCATTATGGGAGCTTCCGCCCACGCAATGCGGCGGAGTGAGACTGACCGACCAAGAGCTGACCGAAGCGGATCTGAAGACCGCGCAGAGATGGGCGCTGGAGAGTTACGCCATCTATGCGAAGCTGGCGGCGAATACGGAGCTAGCGAGAGCGTTCGGGGTGCGAATGCCATTGTGTGCTTCGTTCCACACGTATTATGTCAAGGATGATGAACCGACGCATGCCAAAATGGAGGTTGCGCGGAAGCTGGCCCCGGGACGGTTTCACTGGGGCATGGAGCTGGCGGGGAAGTACGGGGTAGATGTCAGCTCGAATGGGGGTATGAAGGATGCGTATGAGCATCCTGCACCGGTGATCGATACGGACGTCGCCATGGCGTTCCTGATGCGGCTCGTTAGGAGTAAAGGGGCGAGGATGCAGACGGATAACATTGTGGGGAATCTGCGCGACCAGGAATCGCATTTGTTGAGAATGTATGGTGCCGATGCGATTGTGAATGCGACTGGACTTGGAGCTCGGGAGATTGCCTCGGATCTGGGGGTTCATTCGTTACGAGGAGGCATCTTGCGAGTCATCAACGATGGATCGGAATTTCCGAAGATTGAGAGCTCTATTATCGTGGCGGCGGATGAGGACGCCGAGgggaaatatatagatattgcATTCATTGTGCCACGGAGTGACAATATATTGGTTTTGGGGTCCATTGAGCAAGCCCATGAGATGGATCTCGATCTCACGCCCGACTCGCCGGTGATCAAGGCGATGCGCAAGCGATGCGAAGACCTGGTACCTGTTCTGAAGAATGCACGACTAGATCCTCAATATCCATTCGCACAAGGACTGCGACCCTATAGAAACTCAAAAATTCGGGTCGAGCgcgagggaagaaagactcTGGGTGGACAGGATAGTCGAATCATTCATTGCTATGGCCACGGTGGCGCAGGATGGTCGCTTGCTTTTGGGACCAGCAAGGCGTGTATGGAGCTGGTGGAGGGTGTAGTGAggaagccttcttctcgtctTTAG
- a CDS encoding uncharacterized protein (predicted transporter (major facilitator superfamily)) — protein MVADTDAVAQINPSQEGQDGTVSSYLVIPNDSDRQPNDHGHDEESALLSSPTAYDERKVELSTSVSTIVAVLILGEFISNADSTLVMAATAKVSSEFNKLQDASWLSTGYTLGVCAAQPMYGKLSDIYGRKALLLVAYTLFGLGCVVSGIGRDLWTVIIGRAVSGIGGAGIMTLGSVIITGMRSRKTLLIMGLCSRNRLFLLQIPFIVLGGLLVIAKLNITYHATSKASIRRVDFLGAGLLGASVVAIIMLLDRGGHAFPWISLPSFLLGGIGIALLILFVWAERVAAEPIFDLRILARPNVASSYMVGFLQITSQLGMLFSVPLYFQVTQRASATVAGGHLVPAVVGNTVGGLLAGTFIRRTGRYKALLVIGGLVAAITHVLMLIRWNGHTNFGESLYIIPGGMGTGIASASAFVAMTALLEPQDMAMATGGYMLIVSFAMTTGITMTNTVLGLGFKHQLEQNLHGKGAEKIIRRATSDTNYIAKLEGNIWEIVVGCFVAGLKNTYGLCNSWMVNGTTACTVRYKQRMSVSQGSVLYREWK, from the exons ATGGTCGCCGATACAGATGCTGTGGCTCAAATCAATCCCTCTCAGGAGGGTCAGGACGGGACGGTGTCTTCTTACCTGGTTATCCCGAACGACAGCGATAGACAGCCAAATGACCATGGCCATGACGAGGAAAGTGCATTACTTTCCAGTCCGACCGCATATGACGAGCGCAAAGTGGAACTTTCGACCAGTGTCAGCACCATTGTGGCCGTCTTAATTCTCG GCGAATTTATCTCGAATGCCGATAGCACGTTGGTTATGGCTGCAACGGCAAAGGTGTCGTCTGAATTCAACAAACTTCAGGATGCCAGCTGGTTGTCGACGGGGTATACTCTTGGGGTATGTGCGGCGCAACCGATGTACGGAAAGCTGAGCGATATATACGGACGGAAAGCGCTTCTACTTGTGGCATACACTCTTTTTGGCTTGGGTTGCGTTGTCTC GGGCATCGGTCGGGATCTTTGGACGGTCATTATCGGTCGAGCAGTCAGTGGTATCGGAGGTGCGGGTATCATGACCCTTGGCTCCGTTATCATCACCGGTATGCGTTCAAGGAA AACGTTGTTAATAATGGGACTATGCTCTCGTAATaggctgtttcttctccagatccCGTTCATCGTCCTCGGTGGTCTTCTAGTGATTGCCAAGCTAAACATCACATACCACGCCACATCGAAAGCCTCTATACGCCGCGTTGACTTCCTAGGAGCAGGACTACTTGGAGCATCCGTAGTAGCAATCATCATGCTCCTCGACCGAGGCGGCCATGCCTTCCCCTGGATCTCACTCCCTTCCTTCCTGTTAGGCGGCATCGGTATCGCATTACTTATACTCTTCGTCTGGGCTGAACGCGTCGCAGCCGAGCCCATCTTCGACCTCCGGATCCTCGCCCGACCAAACGTGGCATCCAGCTACATGGTTGGATTCCTGCAGATCACCAGCCAACTGGGCATGCTATTCTCCGTCCCACTATACTTCCAAGTTACACAACGCGCCTCCGCGACCGTCGCAGGCGGCCATCTGGTCCCAGCCGTGGTCGGAAACACGGTCGGAGGTTTATTAGCAGGCACGTTTATCCGTCGAACAGGCCGCTACAAGGCATTGTTGGTTATTGGAGGACTTGTCGCTGCAATCACGCATGTTCTCATGCTCATCCGATGGAACGGCCATACGAACTTTGGAGAATCCCTATATATCATTCCCGGAGGTATGGGTACTGGAATCGCATCGGCGTCTGCGTTCGTCGCTATGACAGCTCTACTTGAGCCTCAGGATATGGCAATGGCGACTGGTGGATACATGCTCATAGTCAGTTTTGCGATGACGACTGGTATCACCATGACGAATACGGTTCTTGGACTAGGGTTCAAGCATCAGTTAGAACAGAACCTGCACGGCAAGGGGGCGGAAAAG ATCATTCGTCGTGCGACGTCGGATACGAATTACATTGCCAAACTCGAGGGAAACATTTGGGAGATTGTTGTGGGCTGCTTCGTGGCTGGCTTGAAGAATACTTACG GTCTATGCAACTCTTGGATGGTGAATGGCACTACAGCTTGCACTGTTCGCTATAAGCAACGCATGAGCGTGAGCCAGGGCAGCGTGCTATATCGAGAGTGGAAATAA
- a CDS encoding uncharacterized protein (predicted protein) yields MLRLFDRWGVSSMVHAKDIALESITIRRWEDGAVLSTMPVNKAYGQQTVVHRADLHNALITKALALENVRLKDGTVVTGDVVVAADGIKSVLRGEMLGSLAMQPIPTGDAAYRIMLSREVMEQDPELKALLDSPSATRWIGPHRHVIAYPVRNHDLLNIVLLHPDDHEAEESWTTTASKQTMLRQYHGWDPRLLKLLDLVKEDEVLEWKLCSYPSLNLWTKGHIALLGDACHPMLPYVAQGAAQAVEDAAALAILLSIIPSRHAIPEALRAYEMSRKPRAEAIQQSGMANRTILHLPDGPEQEARDKQFLASRSSAANPDKWADAETQKLLWGWDAEEHALATWSENMRPPHLESSL; encoded by the exons ATGCTACGCCTTTTTGATC GATGGGGAGTATCTTCCATGGTACATGCCAAGGACATCGCACTTGAGAGCATCACTATTCGCCGCTGGGAGGATGGTGCCGTCCTAAGCACAATGCCGGTTAACAAGGCTTACGGGCAGCAGACTGTGGTACATCGTGCAGATCTGCACAACGCGCTCATCACCAAGGCTCTGGCGCTTGAGAATGTTCGGCTGAAG GATGGCACGGTGGTAACGGGCgatgtggtggtggcagCCGACGGGATCAAATCGGTGCTCCGCGGAGAGATGCTAGGGTCACTGGCAATGCAGCCTATTCCAACAGGAGATGCAGCTTATCGCATCATGCTATCACGAGAAGTGATGGAGCAAGACCCGGAGTTGAAAGCCTTGCTGGATAGTCCCAGCGCTACCCGTTGGATTGGACCCCATCGTCATGTTATCGCGTATCCCGTGCGCAACCATGACCTGCTTAATATTGTCTTACTGCATCCTGACGACCATGAAGCGGAAGAGTCTTGGACTACGACGGCGTCCAAGCAGACTATGTTGCGTCAATATCATGGGTGGGACCCAAGGTTGCTGAAGCTCCTCGATCTCGTcaaagaggatgaggtccTAGAGTGGAAGCTGTGCAGTTACCCAAGCCTAAATTTGTGGACGAAAGGCCATATCGCCCTCCTTGGGGATGCCTGTCATCCGATGCT ACCATATGTTGCGCAAGGTGCCGCTcaggctgttgaggatgcGGCCGCCTTGGCTATTCTCCTATCTATTATACCCTCTCGGCATGCCATTCCTGAGGCTCTCCGTGCCTATGAGATGTCTCGTAAACCACGCGCAGAGGCGATCCAGCAATCGGGAATGGCCAACCGTACTATTTTGCATCTTCCCGATGGTCCCGAACAAGAGGCTCGCGATAAACAGTTCCTTGCGAGCAGGAGCAGTGCAGCCAACCCGGATAAATGGGCTGATGCGGAAACCCAGAAGCTGTTGTGGGGATGGGATGCGGAAGAACACGCTTTAGCAACATGGTCAGAGAACATGAGGCCACCACATCTTGAATCATCTCTTTAA
- a CDS encoding putative glycosyl hydrolase (predicted protein), which translates to MSPSPRSLLAPLLLATCVSAESVAISRAETALTTLQTWYNSSTGMWNTCGWWNGANCMTVLADLALVDDSESVNNTVKEVFANTFSVGPVSNPYPDRNNDSYYSSAVQSKRSVDATQWLDGSYDDDAWWGLAWIAAYDVTGIEDYLDLAAGIFKHLSQAWPSKCGNGGIDSDFQHIYVNAITNELFFSLAAHLANRASDRDYYVDWARRQWTWFKDSGMINVNNTINDGLSSDCKNNGGTIWSYNQAVVLGGLAELDRAVSNESYVDAAAKLANASIAYFADDNDIIHESCEPDSCDSNETQFKGIFIRNLKLLHSVAPNDVYAKVINASANSIWQNDRNAQNQLGVDWAGPVSQVDASTHSSAMDALVAAIGI; encoded by the exons ATGTCGCCCTCACCCCGGTCGCTTTTGGCCCCCTTGCTTCTGGCGACATGCGTGTCCGCCGAGAGTGTCGCCATCTCTCGAGCGGAAACCGCCCTCACCACGTTGCAGACATGGTATAACTCATCCACCGGCATGTGGAATACCTGCGGGTGGTGGAACGGGGCCAATTGCATGACAGTGCTGGCGGACCTGGCCCTCGTCGACGACTCGGAGTCGGTCAACAACACTGTGAAAGAAGTATTCGCAAACACCTTCAGTGTCGGGCCAGTGTCGAATCCGTATCCTGACCGGAATAACGATTCCTACTATTCATCCGCCGTCCAGAGCAAGCGTTCTGTAGACGCCACGCAATGGCTCGATGGGTcctatgatgatgatgcatggTGGGGGCTGGCGTGGATCGCCGCGTACGACGTCACAGGAATTGAGGATTACTTGGATTTGGCAGCTGGAATTTTCAAACATCTG AGCCAAGCTTGGCCATCGAAATGTGGTAATGGAGGAATTGACTCCGATTTTCAACATATTTACGTGAATGCCATTACGAacgagcttttcttctcgctCGCGGCACATCTGGCCAACCGCGCCTCTGACCGCGATTATTATGTCGACTGGGCTCGGCGCCAATGGACGTGGTTTAAGGACAGCGGGATGATTAACGTAAACAACACCATCAACGATGGGTTATCGAGCGATTGCAAGAACAACGGGGGAACAAT ATGGTCTTATAATCAAGCAGTCGTTCTGGGAGGACTCGCCGAGCTTGACCGGGCAGTCTCCAACGAATCATACGTGGATGCCGCAGCAAAGCTTGCCAATGCCTCGATCGCGTATTTCGCGGACGACAACGACATCATTCATGAGTCATGTGAACCGGACAGCTGTGACAGCAACGAAACCCAATTCAAGGGTATCTTCATCCGGAACTTGAAGCTCCTGCACTCTGTTGCCCCGAACGATGTGTACGCGAAGGTAATCAACGCGTCTGCCAACAGTATCTGGCAGAACGATCGCAATGCGCAGAACCAGCTGGGTGTGGACTGGGCGGGCCCCGTCTCTCAGGTGGATGCTTCGACACATAGCTCTGCCATGGATGCGTTGGTTGCAGCGATTGGGATCTGA